The nucleotide window AGGGCGAATATTGAAAAGCTTGTCAAAGAATATGCCTACAAGGGGGAAGAGATAAGAATCACCGACGATTATAGAGAGTCGGTTAGAAGTAGCGTTCGACGTGGCAAGGTGTTTGAACTAGATGCTGCATTTGAAAAGCAACTTCGCGATCTTAGGAAGTCATGTGACGATAAAGGTATAGCAGTTTATGAGGAGTTCCGTCGCATGAAGGGGATTAAGCATTGAGGCCTCGTAGCCCGGTTGGGCTGACGCAGGAAGCCCAATATCGTTCATGCCGGGAATACTGGAGCACAACGGTTGCCGGCTGCAACCTGCACAACGGAGCGATTTCTGTGCGTGATGCTTGGGTGGGACGCAAGGTGCGCGGGCTTCGCAATCGTGTTTTTCAAGCGAGGGTTGAATCTTTTGAGCTTCCTGCGTCAGCCCGAGCGGGCAGGGGTTTGGGGATGGATCCAAGAATCGTGGCCTGTCCTCTATTTGTAATAGGGTTTTGAAAAAGATGACTTGAGATGACGACAGCAGCAACACAACCCCTTTCTGAGCGACTGCCGGGCTTTTTCCGAGCATACGCCGAAACGCGTAGCGCACCGGAAAAACAGAGATTGTCCAAGTGGTTGCCCGGCTTTTTTTACGGTTTTTCAGCTTACCGAGTCCAGGTCGAAGCTCCAAAGACGGCGCGTGTCGCGATTGATCCGGATGGCCTTGCTGCTTTTCTAGCGAGCCTGAAAATACCGCTCATTGCTTCACGTCAAGGTGCTTTTCATTTTGACCCGTGGGAAATAGCTGGTCTGGAATCCAAAGAAACGCGCAATGCCAGTGTGCTGGCTTGGCTGCTGAATCCGCTTGGTAGCCACGGTCTTGGCGTCGCCGCCATCAATGGCCTGCTGGCTGTGGTCAATCGCCATTTCCAGTCGTTTTTCAATGCTGATTTTTCGGCAGAACCTGGGCAGTTTTGTCGGGTGCGCACGGAAATCAACCCAAACGGCGAAATTGCCGACCGGGTGGATGTCGAGATCGATGCCAAGAATTTTTACCTTATTGTCGAAATCAAGATTAATGCCCCGGAACAGAGTGAGCAACTGGAACGCTATTGCCGGCAGGCCGAGGAACGTGCAGGCAACCGGCCCTGGGCGGTTGTTTTCCTGACCCCAAAGGGCAAGGAGGCAACTTCAGCAGGCAAGTATGCGGATTCGGGTCGGATCGTTCCTATGCTCTGGAAATCACTTGCCTCCGCGCTGGAGCAACAACTTCCGAATCGTAAAGCAGTAACACACGACCTGCCCCTTCTCTCCATTCCGCGCCAGAGTGCCGAATATGCCGTTCGGTGTTTTCTCAAGAAAATTCGTTCATTCTAACTTGTAGGAGAAAAAGCATGTCAGAAGATAAAAAAGCAGGGCAATTGATTCTTTCTCAGCTCAAGATGTTCAATGAGGCGGCCGTTCTGTTCGAGCAGGTCGTTGAGCCGGCTATTTTGAAAGGGATCGATGTGACTGTCGACTCGTTTGCCGAAAAAAACGACTGGGATGGGGAATACGAATTGGAGTCGGATAACGATTGCTGGCTCGCACCCAAGGCCTGGATTACAAACCCAGGAGAAGAAGGCCCTAAATTCAAGGCGCAGTTTGCAATCGATTATATTGATGGCGATGATGATTTTTGGAGTGCCCTATTTTGTGATGTCGCGACTCAAGGCGGACGAGCTGGTTTTCTCTTCAAGATTGATGTGGGCGCTTTCGGACTAAGGAATACCCGGAGTGCTTGGGTCAAGACAATCCCGCAAGAACTTATTTCCAAGCTCACCGCGCTCGGTTTTCAAAACCGGAACAAGGGGAATTTCTTCCTTCCGGTCACTCTGGATAACCAGATGCTGGCAAACAGTTTTTTGGAGTATGGTGAATTTACCGAGGATGACGACATCTTCGCCCCGCTGCTATCTGCACTGGAAATACTGAAACAAGCCGTCCCGATCTTTGACCAGATCATGCAATATTGCTCTGCAGCGTGCGGGCCGGTGGGCGATAGGTTGGGCTGACGCAGGAAGCCCAATATCGGTTACGCCGAATCATGCAACGCTGTTTCTGGGAACATCAGATCCGGGATGGCGCGGAGCTCGACCGGCATGTGGATTACATTCACTTCAATCCGGTCAAGCACGGCCTGGCAGGACGAGTAAGCGATTGGCCCTACTCGTCTTTCCACCGCTACGTGGCAAGGGGTGTTTTGCCCGAAGATTGGGCGGCGGGTGAATCGGAAAAAGCGGGCAGCTTCGGTGAGCCCGCATGAAAATCCGCGTGGGCACGCTGCGCTTTGCCCACCCTACGGCTCGCTATCACATTTGACACTATGGTCAAGCACGCAGTAGCCTAGCTCGGCGAAGTATTGGGTGCCCCGGAGGCGTAAAACAA belongs to Immundisolibacter sp. and includes:
- a CDS encoding PD-(D/E)XK nuclease family protein, which gives rise to MTTAATQPLSERLPGFFRAYAETRSAPEKQRLSKWLPGFFYGFSAYRVQVEAPKTARVAIDPDGLAAFLASLKIPLIASRQGAFHFDPWEIAGLESKETRNASVLAWLLNPLGSHGLGVAAINGLLAVVNRHFQSFFNADFSAEPGQFCRVRTEINPNGEIADRVDVEIDAKNFYLIVEIKINAPEQSEQLERYCRQAEERAGNRPWAVVFLTPKGKEATSAGKYADSGRIVPMLWKSLASALEQQLPNRKAVTHDLPLLSIPRQSAEYAVRCFLKKIRSF